The following proteins come from a genomic window of Shinella zoogloeoides:
- a CDS encoding amino acid ABC transporter permease yields the protein MNADIQPVANGRAPAWLRRQLSRPGSSLLSLASGGLALAILWIVADWLVLAAVPPFADPAACAEAAGACWPFWAEKSRFILFGTYPFDEQWRPMLVSLLLLGLSIATGQMAVSGRWPDIRLFAALWLAGMAASFVLMGGGVLSLVPVDANRWNGLPILLILSTIALALALPVGVLLALARYQTRHRLLHRAAGAYVEIMRGVPMVTLLFVGVFVLPLTLPRGIAIDPIVAVLIALVFFHAAYFAEDVRSGLMALPAGQHEAASSLGLGFWQTARLVLLPQAIERAMPALVNSTIGAYKDTSLVVILGLHDLSATARMAFSDVAWGNQALEAYVFVGAWFLISCAYLSWIGRRLAARAAKGRSRDLKASR from the coding sequence CTTTCCCGGCCGGGCTCCAGTCTCCTGTCGCTGGCAAGCGGCGGCCTCGCCCTCGCCATCCTCTGGATCGTCGCCGACTGGCTTGTGCTTGCCGCCGTGCCGCCTTTCGCCGACCCTGCCGCCTGCGCCGAGGCGGCCGGTGCCTGCTGGCCCTTCTGGGCGGAAAAATCCCGCTTCATTCTCTTCGGCACCTATCCATTCGATGAGCAGTGGCGGCCGATGCTGGTCTCGCTCCTGCTGCTTGGCCTCTCCATTGCTACCGGCCAGATGGCCGTCAGCGGACGCTGGCCGGACATTCGCCTCTTTGCCGCGCTCTGGCTCGCCGGCATGGCCGCATCCTTCGTGCTGATGGGCGGCGGCGTGCTCAGCCTTGTTCCGGTCGATGCCAACAGGTGGAATGGCCTGCCGATCCTTCTCATCCTCTCGACCATCGCGCTCGCCCTGGCGCTGCCGGTCGGCGTTCTGCTGGCGCTTGCCCGCTATCAGACGCGCCATCGACTGCTGCACCGCGCCGCAGGCGCCTATGTCGAGATCATGCGCGGCGTGCCGATGGTGACGCTGCTCTTCGTCGGCGTCTTCGTGCTGCCGCTGACCCTGCCCAGGGGTATTGCGATCGACCCGATCGTCGCGGTGCTCATCGCACTGGTCTTCTTCCACGCCGCCTATTTTGCGGAGGATGTGCGCAGCGGCCTGATGGCGTTGCCCGCGGGGCAGCACGAGGCGGCCTCCTCGCTCGGCCTCGGTTTCTGGCAGACGGCCCGCCTCGTGCTCCTGCCGCAGGCCATCGAGCGGGCGATGCCCGCTCTCGTTAACAGCACGATCGGCGCCTACAAGGACACGTCCCTTGTCGTGATCCTCGGCCTGCACGACCTCAGCGCCACCGCCCGCATGGCCTTCAGCGACGTCGCCTGGGGAAACCAGGCGCTGGAGGCCTATGTGTTCGTCGGCGCCTGGTTCCTCATCTCCTGCGCTTACCTCTCCTGGATCGGCCGGCGTCTCGCCGCGCGGGCAGCCAAGGGCCGAAGCCGGGACCTCAAGGCTTCCCGCTGA